A genomic window from Candidatus Kouleothrix ribensis includes:
- a CDS encoding aminoglycoside phosphotransferase family protein has protein sequence MVATHEPSTIADALAAACSAHSFDTIRMLLEQGDLPALLGAAPGAGSLRGLRLIQQKHRRDSAALLIAAELAGRRGEIETHELVLRYTRAARTADAWCLPHDPELPGLARLGTHPGACATLAWDADWPGAGSRLTLQRLLYNPGQRATFELTTASPARRYILKLLRADAFASSRARQLLLQHSGLGTQITLPRLIAGAPRDGALLYEFLPGQTIAQLDAYHNRPADPPLCDAIARTLVAIHASAPAGLPCWDGPGECARTRSMIADIPAHCADTALAALAQIEARLQPIAGRPHTGLIHTDFSARNVLYHRARPDTSPALAVIDWDSAALGPPEKDLASWLSPAGRQADGPALFAAYARHGGTPIDQSLVDLFVQHQRLLKACRRLLSGRYSPAKTNAIVQAITGQPASCPR, from the coding sequence ATGGTAGCTACCCATGAGCCGAGTACGATCGCTGACGCGCTGGCCGCCGCCTGTAGCGCGCACTCGTTCGACACCATCCGCATGCTGCTCGAGCAGGGCGACCTGCCGGCACTGCTGGGCGCTGCGCCAGGCGCTGGCAGCCTGCGCGGCCTGCGGCTGATCCAGCAGAAACACCGTCGCGACTCGGCCGCACTCTTGATCGCGGCCGAGCTGGCCGGCCGGCGCGGCGAAATCGAGACACACGAGCTGGTGCTGCGCTATACCCGCGCCGCGCGCACCGCCGATGCCTGGTGCCTGCCTCACGACCCCGAGCTGCCTGGCCTGGCACGCCTCGGTACACACCCAGGTGCATGCGCGACGCTGGCTTGGGATGCAGACTGGCCGGGGGCCGGCAGTCGGCTCACACTGCAGCGGCTGCTCTATAACCCTGGCCAGCGCGCAACCTTCGAATTGACTACCGCCAGCCCGGCACGGCGTTATATTCTGAAGCTCCTACGCGCCGATGCCTTCGCAAGTAGCCGGGCCAGGCAACTGCTGCTACAGCACAGCGGCCTGGGCACGCAGATCACACTGCCGCGCCTGATTGCTGGCGCGCCGCGCGACGGTGCGCTGCTGTACGAGTTTCTGCCCGGCCAGACCATCGCACAGCTCGACGCATACCACAACCGCCCGGCCGATCCGCCACTGTGCGACGCGATTGCGCGCACGCTGGTGGCGATACACGCCAGTGCGCCGGCCGGCCTGCCATGCTGGGATGGGCCGGGTGAATGCGCCCGCACTCGATCGATGATCGCCGATATACCAGCCCACTGCGCTGATACGGCCCTGGCAGCGCTTGCGCAGATCGAGGCCCGGCTGCAGCCGATCGCCGGCCGGCCGCACACCGGCCTGATCCACACTGATTTCTCGGCCAGGAATGTACTCTATCACCGAGCCAGGCCCGATACCAGCCCGGCGCTGGCGGTCATCGATTGGGATAGCGCGGCGCTAGGCCCACCCGAGAAAGATCTGGCCAGCTGGCTTTCGCCGGCCGGCAGGCAGGCCGATGGCCCGGCGCTGTTCGCGGCCTACGCACGCCACGGCGGCACACCGATCGACCAGAGCCTGGTAGATCTGTTCGTGCAGCACCAGCGCCTGCTCAAAGCCTGCCGCCGGCTGCTTAGCGGTAGATATAGCCCCGCAAAGACTAACGCAATCGTTCAGGCGATCACCGGGCAACCTGCGAGCTGCCCACGCTGA
- a CDS encoding alginate lyase family protein has translation MHPPLALPDLTLAEPIDRLAPDAFVAYMLAPERPACPLPAPAAHNLATADQVLRNCFELVGEAHTLPAQFSWLHNPSRDSEWQIAQHKFYFAVDLAQAYRHTGNPAYLHKWVALIESWLAEMGSGAITTSDAQVEAKRVEHWLRSLVALRGTPAAQLISAPFLRSLLARIASETLYITQHLKPVRNHRTFQLFAVFLAGTLLPELRLSHMFRELGATQLAENLLTDILPDGVHVELSTHYHQLVIETALDFVEIAQLNAITIDPAILPRLAQALEFSLYMQWPNGDIPLINDSDNGEHRALLARGSQLLGDQRLLWGATLGRAGQPPQHRSKHFAHSGYLVLSNGWGHNHASYLRRQHVFYDCAQLGAGSHSHYDLFSFCYYVDGVPAVIDPGRYSYCAEPDAQGIDWREQFKSTAYHNTVTIDGRDQTRYISKARRTAAARGTPRAKHGPDVQISAKHTFLGQQTDYISAIAQSAEYTPQHQRVFVYMRKQYLLIIDQIVIDDGQPHECALRLHLAPHWLGHVALASEPPEVVAHTPGLLIRSYHAPGMHATLDTGWASAQYGVKQPAPVLTLTQRAAETHVFGTLVAPRDLCGSLELHAIRRFRADTSTLLFGVAGAIDGTPFIDWLLVPQGASIAWKGLVFCGRFCTWRQDAAGRIVYLCADQVEHLTAPGVPMHSLATGGFVEWSATR, from the coding sequence ATGCACCCACCGCTGGCTCTACCCGATCTGACCCTTGCCGAACCGATCGATCGGCTGGCGCCGGACGCGTTCGTGGCATACATGCTCGCACCCGAGCGGCCTGCCTGCCCGCTGCCTGCGCCGGCTGCGCACAACCTTGCAACCGCCGACCAGGTATTGCGCAACTGCTTCGAGCTGGTCGGCGAGGCCCACACACTACCGGCACAGTTCTCGTGGTTGCACAACCCCAGCCGCGACAGCGAGTGGCAGATCGCGCAGCACAAGTTCTACTTCGCAGTCGACCTGGCGCAGGCCTACCGGCACACCGGCAACCCGGCCTACTTGCACAAATGGGTAGCGCTGATCGAGTCCTGGCTGGCCGAAATGGGCTCAGGCGCGATCACCACCAGCGATGCCCAAGTCGAGGCCAAGCGCGTCGAGCACTGGCTACGCTCGCTGGTAGCCCTGCGCGGCACACCTGCAGCGCAGCTCATCAGCGCGCCCTTTCTGCGTTCCCTGCTGGCGCGCATCGCCAGCGAAACCCTGTATATCACGCAACACCTCAAGCCGGTGCGCAACCACCGTACATTTCAGCTGTTTGCAGTGTTTCTGGCCGGCACACTGCTGCCCGAGCTACGGCTGAGCCATATGTTCCGCGAGCTAGGCGCCACGCAGCTGGCCGAAAACCTGCTGACCGACATACTCCCCGACGGCGTGCATGTCGAGCTGTCGACACACTATCACCAGCTGGTGATCGAGACCGCGCTCGACTTCGTTGAGATTGCGCAGCTGAACGCGATCACGATCGACCCGGCCATCCTGCCGCGGCTTGCACAGGCGCTCGAGTTCTCGCTGTATATGCAGTGGCCGAATGGCGACATCCCGCTGATCAACGACTCGGACAACGGCGAGCATCGCGCGCTGCTGGCCAGGGGCAGCCAGCTGCTGGGCGACCAGCGCCTGCTGTGGGGGGCCACGCTCGGCCGCGCCGGCCAGCCACCGCAGCACCGCTCTAAACATTTCGCGCACTCGGGCTACCTGGTGCTGAGCAATGGCTGGGGCCACAACCACGCCAGCTACCTGCGCCGCCAGCATGTATTCTACGATTGCGCGCAGCTAGGCGCAGGTAGCCACAGCCACTACGATCTATTTAGCTTCTGCTACTACGTTGACGGCGTGCCGGCGGTGATCGACCCAGGCCGCTATAGCTACTGTGCCGAGCCCGACGCGCAGGGCATCGACTGGCGCGAGCAGTTCAAAAGCACTGCCTACCATAACACAGTGACGATCGACGGCCGCGACCAGACCCGTTATATCTCGAAGGCCAGGCGTACCGCCGCCGCGCGCGGCACGCCGCGCGCCAAGCATGGCCCCGATGTGCAGATCAGCGCCAAGCATACCTTCCTGGGCCAGCAAACCGACTATATTTCGGCGATTGCCCAGAGCGCCGAGTACACGCCGCAGCACCAGCGCGTGTTCGTATACATGCGCAAGCAGTACCTGCTGATCATTGACCAGATTGTGATCGACGACGGCCAGCCGCACGAGTGCGCCCTGCGCCTGCACCTTGCGCCCCACTGGCTCGGCCATGTCGCGCTCGCAAGCGAACCGCCCGAGGTGGTTGCGCACACGCCAGGGCTGCTGATCCGCTCGTACCATGCGCCAGGCATGCATGCGACACTCGACACCGGCTGGGCCTCGGCCCAGTATGGCGTTAAGCAGCCCGCGCCGGTGCTGACGCTAACCCAGCGCGCGGCCGAGACACACGTGTTTGGGACGCTCGTGGCGCCACGCGACCTGTGCGGCTCGCTCGAGCTGCACGCCATCCGGCGGTTTCGGGCAGATACATCAACGCTGCTGTTCGGCGTGGCCGGCGCAATCGACGGCACACCGTTCATTGATTGGCTGCTGGTGCCGCAAGGCGCCAGTATCGCCTGGAAGGGCCTGGTGTTCTGCGGGCGCTTCTGCACCTGGCGCCAGGATGCCGCTGGGCGAATCGTATACCTGTGCGCCGATCAGGTCGAGCACCTGACCGCCCCTGGTGTGCCGATGCATAGCCTCGCTACAGGAGGGTTTGTCGAATGGTCAGCCACGCGTTAG
- a CDS encoding aminoglycoside phosphotransferase family protein, whose protein sequence is MVSHALAVALFSCIEPGHPFYQQIEAFAAAIERHPRYAELAAMHTQASAASLHAEIKARPAGSGWSLERFYWSFQCHQATPAQSFQALTLVYAANTGQLTWHSFPDDPYLATVAPYLASTASLGVGQVEVLRYVPLRRLTFRLASRTSSAALIGKFMRRSRFRDAYTRLSMVAHGARRAGASFAVATPVAVDDRSCLFFQEALPGQSLPALADAHNLAGLLFQAGALHHELHSLPIADLPDWDASSSIARIEHDCAWITFVRPELSRLLGSALALLKRQVPAIDPTRYTFCHGDFACSQVLVGPAGWAVTDFDLAQRGDRYRELALLLASLPYDLPCLGAATPTTAALLEQASLAYCTGYQEQAGQALDQRRLLWHQLGAEIYYLALMLKKDWFQPPAFERAVERIRNYTGRLAPARGHR, encoded by the coding sequence ATGGTCAGCCACGCGTTAGCCGTCGCGCTGTTCTCATGTATCGAGCCAGGGCATCCATTCTACCAGCAGATCGAGGCGTTCGCGGCGGCAATTGAGCGGCACCCACGCTATGCCGAGCTGGCCGCCATGCATACACAAGCCAGCGCGGCCAGCCTGCACGCCGAGATCAAAGCCCGGCCCGCCGGCAGCGGCTGGTCGCTCGAGCGGTTCTACTGGTCGTTTCAATGCCACCAGGCTACGCCGGCGCAATCGTTTCAGGCGCTTACGCTGGTGTACGCCGCGAACACCGGGCAGCTAACATGGCATAGCTTCCCCGATGATCCATACCTGGCGACGGTCGCGCCCTACCTGGCCTCCACCGCATCACTCGGGGTCGGCCAGGTTGAGGTGTTGCGCTATGTGCCCCTGCGCCGGCTGACGTTCCGGCTGGCCAGCCGCACCAGCAGCGCTGCCCTGATCGGCAAATTCATGCGCCGCTCGCGCTTCCGCGATGCCTACACCCGGCTGAGCATGGTGGCACACGGTGCCCGGCGAGCGGGCGCCAGCTTTGCCGTAGCCACGCCGGTGGCGGTCGATGATCGCAGCTGCCTGTTCTTTCAGGAAGCCCTGCCCGGCCAGAGCCTGCCCGCCCTGGCCGATGCGCACAACCTGGCTGGCCTGCTGTTCCAGGCCGGGGCGCTGCACCACGAGCTGCACAGCTTGCCGATCGCCGATCTGCCCGATTGGGACGCCAGCAGCTCGATCGCCCGCATCGAGCACGATTGCGCCTGGATCACGTTTGTGCGGCCCGAGCTGAGCCGGCTGCTGGGCAGCGCGCTGGCCCTTTTGAAACGCCAGGTACCTGCGATCGATCCTACCAGGTATACCTTCTGCCATGGCGATTTCGCCTGCTCGCAGGTGCTGGTGGGGCCTGCCGGCTGGGCAGTGACCGACTTCGACCTGGCCCAGCGCGGCGATCGGTATCGCGAACTGGCGCTGCTGCTGGCCTCGCTGCCATACGATCTGCCCTGCCTCGGCGCCGCGACGCCCACCACAGCCGCACTGCTCGAACAGGCTAGCCTGGCCTACTGCACAGGCTACCAGGAGCAGGCCGGCCAGGCGCTCGATCAGCGGCGCTTGCTCTGGCATCAGCTCGGCGCCGAGATCTACTACCTGGCGCTGATGCTCAAGAAAGACTGGTTCCAGCCGCCGGCATTCGAGCGCGCGGTTGAGCGCATTCGCAACTACACCGGGCGCCTGGCGCCCGCACGAGGCCACCGATGA
- a CDS encoding aminoglycoside phosphotransferase family protein — translation MIAAIEPGAQALLAYLQPQPQPVAWEAHLLSMAANQRAVVRYTIPPGRPGAAPLRLIGKFYADERGAPTYQAMRALSSALDHAATPALLAIPAALFYSPQLRLLAQAHVAGRPYNTLAGQRDFRAYLRLAGRALAELHALPVALGTPLELADHLHDLIHPHPLELAVRVPEFHTRIEQLLSALAARERAAPRPVAAAPIHRDFHLRQLFYGQQRVWLIDWDLFACGDPALDVGNFLVYLRTHLGARADAACDAFLAGYCADHASHATLHRSPIYQAFTYLRLACKRFRLQGQCWRDQVDTMLRRGEACLAG, via the coding sequence ATGATCGCTGCGATCGAGCCGGGCGCACAAGCGCTGCTGGCCTACCTACAACCACAGCCGCAACCGGTGGCCTGGGAGGCCCACCTGCTGAGCATGGCTGCCAACCAGCGCGCGGTGGTACGCTACACCATCCCGCCTGGCCGGCCGGGTGCGGCGCCACTTCGGCTGATTGGCAAATTCTACGCCGACGAGCGCGGCGCGCCAACCTACCAGGCGATGCGCGCGCTCAGTAGTGCGCTCGACCACGCGGCCACGCCGGCACTGCTTGCCATCCCGGCCGCGCTATTCTATAGCCCACAGCTGCGGCTGCTGGCCCAGGCACACGTCGCCGGGCGGCCCTACAACACACTGGCCGGCCAACGCGACTTTCGGGCGTATCTGCGGCTGGCCGGCCGCGCGCTGGCCGAGCTACACGCCCTGCCGGTTGCACTCGGTACCCCGCTCGAGCTGGCCGACCACCTGCACGATTTGATCCACCCACACCCGCTCGAGCTGGCTGTACGCGTACCCGAGTTCCACACCCGCATCGAGCAGCTGCTCAGCGCGCTGGCCGCACGCGAGCGCGCCGCGCCCAGGCCGGTAGCCGCCGCGCCGATCCATCGCGACTTCCATCTGCGCCAGCTGTTCTACGGCCAGCAGCGGGTCTGGCTGATCGACTGGGATCTGTTTGCCTGCGGCGATCCGGCGCTCGATGTCGGCAACTTCCTGGTGTACCTGCGCACACACCTGGGCGCGCGCGCCGACGCAGCCTGCGACGCATTTCTGGCAGGCTACTGCGCCGACCACGCCAGCCATGCGACGCTGCACCGCTCGCCAATCTACCAGGCCTTCACCTACCTGCGGCTGGCCTGTAAGCGCTTCCGCCTACAGGGCCAGTGCTGGCGCGATCAGGTCGATACGATGCTGCGCCGGGGCGAGGCTTGCCTGGCCGGCTAA
- a CDS encoding phosphotransferase: protein MMNISWEHQAHLADGGTPPCTPDPCFYQLTSFHNPAHILAGLSEQLNGALDLAHGTVANVWHIAGRSLQVVYRVPAYQAAGTELIVNVRFLARGTSLGAYHAAIADAGRATIAHLPEWDAIAWLFPSDPQLLQLPAMLDRAGVSARLSRYHGMPIAPEQLSWRLLSYLPGERCAIMYQTASPEHTSIGKLQRGTAAATAHRRMLELSAMPGLSLRIPRPLGVDEALGARWEAYVEGQRLDTLIEQAGFGALIDNTMQALVHLHAAPLAGLPAAGVEQILQRTCAKAMRRIHSTLAGLAPAAAGFFAQLERKAAALPRRLLGTIHGDLHSANILVDRHGPVLIDLDNLALGDPAHDLALLGSRLLLVALHRGMRLADVAGVVESMPAAYATAGGAPIPERVFAWHLAAMLVGRQIKTCIRHRAPGLERLAPALLRYADETLAHDRFRAAIVRP, encoded by the coding sequence ATGATGAATATCAGCTGGGAACACCAGGCCCACCTGGCCGATGGCGGCACGCCGCCATGCACGCCCGACCCATGCTTCTACCAGCTCACGAGTTTCCATAACCCGGCGCACATCCTCGCCGGCCTGAGCGAGCAGCTGAATGGCGCGCTCGATCTGGCGCACGGCACGGTCGCGAACGTGTGGCATATCGCCGGCCGCTCGCTCCAGGTGGTCTATCGGGTACCGGCCTATCAGGCTGCCGGCACAGAGCTGATCGTCAACGTGCGCTTTCTAGCGCGCGGCACCAGCCTGGGCGCGTATCACGCTGCGATTGCCGATGCCGGTAGGGCCACGATTGCGCACCTGCCCGAGTGGGATGCGATTGCCTGGCTGTTCCCGAGCGACCCACAGCTGCTGCAGCTGCCGGCGATGCTCGACCGGGCCGGCGTCAGCGCGCGGCTGAGCCGCTACCACGGCATGCCGATCGCGCCCGAGCAGCTCAGCTGGCGCCTGCTGAGCTACCTGCCCGGCGAACGCTGCGCGATCATGTATCAAACCGCGTCGCCCGAGCATACCTCAATAGGGAAGCTGCAGCGCGGCACGGCCGCAGCTACAGCCCACCGCCGCATGCTCGAGCTATCGGCTATGCCCGGCCTGTCGTTGCGCATCCCGCGCCCGCTGGGGGTCGACGAAGCGCTAGGCGCGCGCTGGGAGGCATACGTCGAGGGGCAGCGCCTCGATACGCTGATCGAGCAGGCCGGTTTCGGGGCGTTGATCGACAATACTATGCAGGCCCTGGTACACCTGCACGCGGCCCCACTGGCCGGCCTGCCGGCCGCTGGTGTCGAGCAGATCCTACAGCGTACCTGCGCTAAAGCCATGCGGCGCATCCATAGCACGCTGGCCGGCCTGGCCCCGGCGGCAGCCGGCTTCTTCGCGCAGCTCGAGCGCAAGGCGGCAGCGCTGCCCAGGCGCCTGCTCGGCACAATCCATGGCGACCTGCACAGCGCGAATATTCTGGTCGATCGGCATGGGCCGGTGCTGATCGACCTCGACAACCTGGCGCTAGGCGACCCGGCCCACGACCTGGCGTTGCTTGGCAGCAGGCTACTGTTAGTGGCGCTGCACCGCGGCATGCGGCTGGCCGATGTAGCCGGCGTGGTCGAATCTATGCCCGCAGCCTATGCCACAGCCGGGGGCGCACCGATCCCCGAGCGGGTATTCGCCTGGCATCTGGCGGCGATGCTGGTTGGCCGGCAGATCAAAACCTGCATCCGCCATCGTGCGCCCGGCCTCGAGCGGCTGGCGCCGGCATTGCTGCGCTACGCCGACGAGACGCTTGCGCACGATCGATTTCGCGCCGCGATTGTGCGGCCATGA
- a CDS encoding ABC transporter ATP-binding protein: MRTSLANKLRGGLPGPRAHTRGFNTIVLEQLRQVRGSLALAAASMLGYTLTDLLAPWPLKLIFDHVLLDRPLGQALAPLGGLLQANKPLAVLVIALAIIVIATLRGLFAYVQLYQTSRIGYRITYALQQRLFVHLQRLSLTFHHHARSGELLTKLTSDTKALKDVFADSALSLASEALTLLGMFVIMFALNWRLSVIVLLTFPALSYALFYLFRKIKLSARSQRRLEGAIAARISESLASITLVQAFGRERYERERFANASDQTLEESIRTARLEAAATRTVEIISAAGIFAVVLFGSLQALRGTMTPGEVLIFTTYVSNMYRPIRNLAKLSTRFSKAAVSAERIAEILAIEPEAPDRTFAILAVNLRGRIEFRDVSFRYAGGQRALERVSFVIPSGQRVALVGASGAGKSTIANLLVRFYEPSEGCVLIDGVDARDYQRESLRQQIGVVLQDTVLFGATVRDNIAYGKPNATHAEIVHAASLAQAHEFITALPHGYDTVIGERGSTLSGGQRQRISLARAIIKRPPILILDEPTSAVDAESAAQIQSAIGTIQQGKTTLMIAHQFAALDQFDQILVLRDGMIVERGTHADLLARRGYYYELYQLQSA, encoded by the coding sequence ATGCGCACCAGCCTGGCCAACAAGCTGCGGGGTGGCCTACCCGGCCCGCGCGCACATACGAGAGGCTTCAACACGATCGTGCTTGAGCAGCTGCGCCAGGTGCGTGGCAGCCTGGCACTGGCCGCCGCCAGTATGCTGGGCTATACACTGACCGACCTGCTGGCACCCTGGCCGCTGAAGCTAATCTTCGACCACGTGCTGCTCGATCGGCCGCTCGGCCAGGCGCTGGCGCCACTAGGCGGGCTGCTGCAGGCCAACAAGCCGCTGGCGGTGCTCGTGATCGCGCTGGCGATCATCGTAATCGCCACGCTGCGCGGCCTGTTCGCCTATGTTCAGCTCTACCAGACCTCGCGGATCGGCTATCGGATCACCTATGCGCTACAACAGCGCCTGTTCGTACACCTGCAGCGGCTCTCGCTGACATTTCACCACCATGCCCGCTCCGGCGAGCTGCTGACCAAGCTCACCAGCGACACCAAGGCGCTAAAAGATGTGTTCGCCGACTCAGCCCTGAGCCTGGCCTCCGAGGCGTTAACCCTGCTGGGCATGTTCGTGATTATGTTTGCGCTGAACTGGCGCCTGAGTGTGATCGTGCTGCTGACATTCCCGGCCCTATCGTACGCGCTGTTCTACCTGTTTCGCAAGATCAAGCTCTCGGCCCGTAGCCAGCGCCGGCTCGAGGGCGCAATCGCCGCGCGGATCAGCGAGAGCCTGGCGTCGATCACATTGGTGCAGGCGTTCGGCCGCGAACGCTACGAGCGCGAGCGTTTTGCCAACGCCAGCGACCAGACGCTCGAAGAGAGTATTCGCACTGCCCGGCTCGAGGCCGCCGCGACGCGCACTGTCGAGATCATCAGCGCAGCCGGGATCTTCGCGGTGGTGCTGTTTGGCTCGCTACAGGCCCTGCGCGGCACAATGACTCCCGGCGAGGTACTGATCTTCACGACCTATGTCTCGAATATGTATCGGCCCATCCGCAACCTGGCCAAACTCTCGACACGCTTCTCGAAGGCGGCGGTCAGCGCCGAGCGCATCGCCGAGATCCTGGCGATCGAGCCGGAGGCACCCGATCGAACCTTCGCAATCCTGGCTGTGAACCTGCGCGGGCGGATCGAGTTCAGAGATGTGTCGTTTCGATATGCCGGCGGCCAGCGCGCGCTCGAGCGGGTCTCGTTCGTGATCCCCAGCGGCCAGCGCGTGGCGCTGGTGGGTGCGTCGGGGGCCGGCAAGAGCACGATCGCCAATCTGCTGGTGCGCTTCTACGAGCCGAGCGAGGGCTGCGTACTGATCGACGGGGTTGATGCACGCGATTACCAGCGCGAGTCACTACGCCAGCAGATTGGGGTGGTATTGCAAGACACCGTGCTGTTCGGTGCGACAGTGCGCGATAATATTGCCTACGGCAAGCCCAACGCAACCCACGCCGAAATCGTGCATGCCGCCAGCCTGGCGCAAGCGCACGAGTTCATCACCGCCCTGCCACACGGGTACGACACCGTGATCGGCGAGCGCGGCAGCACGCTCTCGGGCGGCCAGCGCCAGCGCATTAGCCTGGCCCGCGCGATCATCAAGCGCCCGCCGATCCTGATTCTCGACGAGCCAACCTCAGCGGTCGACGCCGAGTCGGCTGCACAAATTCAGTCGGCTATCGGTACGATCCAGCAGGGTAAGACCACGCTCATGATTGCGCACCAGTTTGCCGCGCTCGATCAGTTCGACCAGATCCTGGTGCTGCGCGATGGCATGATCGTTGAGCGCGGCACCCACGCCGATCTACTGGCCCGGCGTGGCTACTATTATGAGCTGTATCAGCTTCAGAGTGCTTGA
- a CDS encoding MarR family transcriptional regulator, with protein sequence MAPIKETVGYAIAQLCKLHRNTVDAALRQAGEIHVGQEMILLQLWDAEGQTQTQLAELLCVEAPTITKMLQRMESEALITRRPDAEDARVSRVYLAQRGGAVRDAIERSWEDVEQRLTRGMTTEERLLFRRLLLQARTNLAE encoded by the coding sequence ATGGCGCCAATTAAAGAGACGGTCGGCTATGCAATCGCGCAGCTCTGCAAACTACACCGCAACACGGTCGACGCGGCGCTGCGCCAGGCTGGCGAGATACATGTTGGGCAGGAGATGATCCTGCTGCAGCTGTGGGATGCCGAAGGCCAGACGCAGACGCAGCTGGCCGAGCTGTTGTGTGTCGAGGCGCCCACGATCACGAAGATGCTGCAGCGTATGGAGAGCGAGGCGCTGATCACGCGCCGGCCCGACGCCGAGGATGCGCGGGTCTCGCGCGTCTACCTAGCCCAGCGCGGCGGCGCGGTGCGCGATGCAATCGAGCGTAGTTGGGAGGATGTCGAGCAGCGCCTGACTCGCGGCATGACTACCGAGGAGCGGCTGCTATTCAGGCGGCTGCTGCTGCAGGCGCGCACTAACCTGGCCGAATAG